One stretch of Nitrosococcus watsonii C-113 DNA includes these proteins:
- a CDS encoding cytochrome b6 yields the protein MERKRYFFKSWWIAISMGLALVGGSGILLADEQATSYKPVAIKKTFDEVKQQDIAAKPNVTKHQKTLLEQRYELQDQPSKTITMSAGKPVQEGVRVKLPEGTTWEQLAAMTAEEIKQRDLFPQGFRPLPHPKHNIGGQVYPPNQIEAIQKAEGRDLSRFDVEFDLPEHFLPEFPPPVYLTTHPELGDVSRGEVLTIKNYYRLLNGIITPVQMEGLRLLLTPFPQQEFNQTEDRKVKEPTLGVTCLDCHVNGHTNAAFHLNPDTRPQENRFRLDTVSLRGMYNQQIHGSKRSLRSVEDFSQFEQRTAYFDGDHVIAAKKGVHLPNRTEQVAMMAQMQNMFDFPPAPKLDATGRLIPATASEKEQRGEKLFFGKGKCSVCHIPPAFLDHQMHDLHLERFYEPEKINHQYNVANGPIKTFTLRGIKDSPPYLADGRLLTLADTVEFFNLVLQLDLTSQEKEDLLSYLYAL from the coding sequence ATGGAAAGAAAAAGGTATTTTTTCAAAAGCTGGTGGATAGCAATCAGTATGGGTTTGGCGTTGGTTGGCGGTAGCGGAATTCTATTGGCGGATGAGCAAGCAACGAGCTATAAACCAGTTGCGATAAAAAAAACTTTTGATGAAGTGAAGCAACAGGATATTGCCGCTAAACCTAACGTCACGAAGCATCAGAAAACCCTTTTGGAGCAGCGTTATGAGCTTCAGGACCAGCCTTCCAAGACGATCACTATGTCGGCGGGGAAACCCGTGCAGGAGGGAGTTCGGGTAAAGCTGCCGGAGGGAACCACCTGGGAGCAGCTTGCTGCAATGACTGCCGAGGAAATTAAGCAGCGGGATCTATTCCCCCAAGGCTTTCGGCCCCTTCCTCATCCTAAACATAATATAGGCGGCCAAGTTTACCCCCCCAACCAAATCGAGGCTATCCAAAAAGCGGAGGGTCGGGATCTTTCTCGCTTCGATGTAGAGTTTGATCTACCAGAGCACTTCTTACCTGAGTTTCCTCCGCCTGTCTATTTAACGACTCATCCGGAACTAGGAGATGTTTCGCGGGGCGAGGTGCTCACCATCAAGAATTACTATCGGCTTCTGAATGGAATCATTACGCCTGTTCAAATGGAAGGCTTACGGTTACTACTCACTCCCTTTCCCCAGCAGGAGTTTAACCAGACTGAGGATAGAAAAGTTAAGGAGCCCACCTTAGGGGTTACCTGTCTCGATTGCCATGTCAATGGACACACCAATGCCGCTTTCCATCTCAACCCGGATACCCGTCCTCAAGAGAATAGGTTTCGGCTGGACACGGTAAGTCTACGAGGTATGTACAATCAGCAGATCCATGGCTCCAAGCGTTCCCTGCGCTCGGTGGAGGATTTTTCCCAATTCGAGCAGCGGACCGCCTACTTTGATGGCGATCATGTGATTGCAGCTAAAAAAGGGGTTCATCTGCCTAATCGTACCGAGCAAGTGGCAATGATGGCCCAGATGCAAAATATGTTTGATTTTCCGCCAGCGCCCAAATTAGACGCAACGGGTCGCTTGATACCCGCAACGGCGTCCGAGAAAGAGCAGCGCGGCGAGAAGCTCTTTTTTGGTAAAGGTAAGTGCAGCGTTTGTCATATACCGCCAGCCTTTTTAGATCATCAAATGCATGATCTCCACCTAGAGCGCTTCTATGAGCCAGAAAAAATCAACCATCAATATAATGTAGCTAATGGTCCGATTAAAACCTTTACCCTACGGGGCATCAAGGATTCTCCTCCTTATCTCGCCGATGGCCGACTCTTAACTTTAGCTGACACCGTAGAATTCTTTAATTTAGTTTTGCAGTTGGATCTGACTTCTCAGGAGAAAGAGGATTTATTATCCTATCTCTATGCTCTCTAA
- a CDS encoding PRC-barrel domain-containing protein: MNTPITTPPGSEQPRVIGGEDNTSGPGPYLMTANSLENNEVYNLEGEELGKIKDIMIDVPKGRIAYAVLSFGGILGMGDKLFAVPWNALTLDANEKCFVLRVNKEVLENDPGFDKDNWPSMADQRWASDVHSRYGTRPYWEGYTP, encoded by the coding sequence ATGAATACACCTATAACTACTCCCCCCGGCAGCGAACAACCCCGAGTCATTGGAGGCGAAGACAATACTAGCGGACCGGGTCCCTATCTCATGACCGCCAATTCTCTGGAAAATAATGAAGTGTACAATCTGGAAGGAGAAGAGTTAGGTAAAATCAAGGACATCATGATAGATGTACCTAAAGGCCGGATAGCCTATGCGGTTTTATCCTTTGGGGGGATTCTCGGCATGGGAGATAAATTATTTGCCGTACCGTGGAATGCCTTAACCTTGGACGCGAATGAAAAGTGTTTTGTATTAAGAGTTAATAAAGAAGTCCTTGAGAACGACCCCGGATTTGATAAAGATAATTGGCCATCAATGGCTGATCAACGGTGGGCTAGCGATGTCCATAGCCGTTATGGAACTCGTCCCTATTGGGAAGGTTATACGCCCTAG
- a CDS encoding AI-2E family transporter, whose product MEPTNFPVNFFIRRLLIAVGIGVAVFILLFLLGHLAHLLLLVFAGILVGVFLRGVANWLSNHVPLSVGWSLTLVIFLVFYLAIMGSLLLGPTIANNFSELNQIIPQALARLQTFLKGHDIIEQLLENFLQQDKATLLAQNMFSRIAGVFSSLMGLVVGLLIIFANGFYFSVEPQVYINGVLHLFPKHRRKRASLVLSELGHVLRWWLVGRIASMTVIGILTWGGLLLLDIPSAAALAFLAAVLSFVPNIGPLLSVVPAALVGWLQGPMSVLYVILLYTIIQTLESYVITPLIQRQVIMLPPALILTAQLAMGMAFGILGVLLATPFAVVILVLIQMLYIEDILEESVNLP is encoded by the coding sequence ATGGAGCCAACGAATTTTCCGGTGAATTTTTTTATACGCCGCCTATTAATCGCCGTAGGGATCGGGGTAGCCGTCTTTATTCTTTTGTTCTTGCTTGGGCATCTAGCTCATCTATTGCTGCTGGTGTTTGCGGGCATCTTGGTAGGGGTATTTTTGCGTGGCGTCGCAAACTGGCTGAGCAATCATGTGCCTCTTTCCGTGGGTTGGTCGCTTACGCTGGTGATTTTCCTTGTGTTTTATTTGGCAATCATGGGCAGTTTGCTGCTAGGACCCACGATCGCCAATAATTTCAGCGAACTCAATCAAATTATTCCGCAAGCCTTGGCCCGTCTCCAAACGTTTTTAAAAGGACACGATATCATCGAGCAGTTATTGGAGAACTTTCTTCAGCAGGATAAAGCGACTCTCCTTGCCCAAAATATGTTTTCTCGAATAGCGGGGGTTTTCTCCAGCCTAATGGGCTTGGTGGTGGGACTTCTCATTATCTTTGCTAATGGTTTCTATTTTAGCGTGGAGCCCCAGGTTTATATAAATGGCGTCCTGCATTTATTCCCCAAGCATAGACGCAAACGCGCTAGCTTAGTTTTAAGCGAACTAGGGCATGTGTTGCGTTGGTGGCTCGTAGGAAGAATAGCCTCGATGACGGTGATAGGCATTTTGACCTGGGGAGGACTACTATTATTGGATATTCCTTCCGCGGCCGCCTTGGCTTTTTTAGCAGCGGTTTTATCGTTTGTGCCTAACATTGGCCCGCTGCTGTCAGTGGTGCCTGCCGCATTAGTGGGCTGGCTGCAAGGGCCCATGAGCGTGCTGTATGTAATCCTACTCTATACTATTATCCAAACCCTTGAGAGCTATGTGATCACACCCTTAATCCAGCGGCAAGTCATTATGCTCCCGCCCGCGCTTATTTTGACGGCACAGTTAGCCATGGGAATGGCTTTTGGCATCCTTGGCGTATTGCTAGCCACACCCTTTGCCGTTGTAATACTGGTGCTGATACAAATGCTTTATATAGAAGATATATTAGAAGAGTCGGTAAATTTGCCTTAG
- a CDS encoding DUF1328 domain-containing protein, whose product MFGWAVTFLIIALVAALLGFTGIAGMATEIAWILFVVGIILFVVFLILGRRRPPL is encoded by the coding sequence ATGTTTGGCTGGGCAGTAACTTTTTTGATTATTGCGCTCGTGGCGGCTCTTCTGGGTTTCACGGGCATAGCGGGGATGGCCACGGAGATCGCATGGATTTTATTTGTGGTGGGAATAATTTTATTTGTCGTCTTCTTAATTTTAGGGCGGCGACGACCTCCTTTGTAG
- a CDS encoding DUF1328 domain-containing protein: MFGWAVTFLIIALIAAIFGFTGLAGVATHIAWILFVVGIILFVVFLLLGRRAPPL; this comes from the coding sequence ATGTTTGGCTGGGCAGTAACTTTTTTAATTATTGCGCTCATAGCAGCTATCTTTGGCTTCACAGGATTAGCGGGGGTGGCTACCCATATCGCATGGATTTTATTTGTGGTGGGAATTATTTTATTCGTGGTCTTCTTACTTTTAGGGCGACGAGCGCCTCCCCTCTAA
- a CDS encoding NADH-quinone oxidoreductase subunit N, whose amino-acid sequence MKLWALIPELILGGLCLVLVPLAGWVRGQWRVLPGLMALLGMLACLVATARMLSWQPVMAFHGSYALDGFAHVFKLIIELSSLMTVALLMIYFRGRSQQAPAAVAVMFATLGAVGLASSRDLGLIVLFFQMMSMASYVLVALERCHRPALEAALKYFIYAGVALAIMAYGLTFLYGLTGSLNLQTIGSGLRDADGLWVTLALILILVGYGFEITLAPFHVWAPDVFAGATAPVAGFLAVVPKAAGMAALLRFMLEGMLGEMAGWPLWLAIGAAVTMTLGNLIALRQNHLKRLLAWSSIAHAGYLLMTVAVAERETGALAAIGYYLAGYLFMTLGAFAVGAHLERATGSDSYEALRGLSQHAPGTAGVLALCLLSLAGIPPLAGFAGKVFLLAAVLEGEMIGLAVIAVINMTLALYYYVKIIAEVYLYSPVQVYSMPMKKDYLALYSSCLAGILGLGIWPGPLLALLEVMG is encoded by the coding sequence ATGAAACTGTGGGCGCTCATCCCCGAACTTATCCTGGGAGGCCTGTGTCTAGTACTGGTCCCCCTAGCGGGCTGGGTACGGGGTCAATGGCGGGTGCTGCCAGGGCTAATGGCCCTGCTGGGAATGCTTGCCTGCCTGGTGGCGACCGCCAGAATGCTTTCCTGGCAGCCGGTGATGGCTTTCCATGGCAGTTACGCCCTGGATGGTTTTGCCCATGTTTTTAAGCTAATTATTGAGCTAAGCAGCCTTATGACTGTGGCGTTGCTGATGATATATTTCCGCGGCCGCTCCCAACAGGCCCCGGCGGCGGTCGCGGTGATGTTCGCCACCCTGGGGGCCGTGGGGCTGGCTTCTAGCCGGGATCTGGGCCTAATCGTACTTTTCTTTCAGATGATGAGCATGGCCAGCTATGTGCTGGTCGCCCTTGAACGCTGCCACCGACCCGCTCTGGAAGCCGCTCTTAAATATTTTATTTACGCGGGGGTCGCTTTAGCCATTATGGCCTACGGGCTGACTTTCTTGTATGGTTTAACGGGTAGCCTGAATTTACAGACGATTGGCAGCGGCTTGCGGGACGCAGATGGGCTGTGGGTAACCCTGGCCCTGATCTTAATCCTGGTGGGCTATGGCTTCGAGATCACGCTGGCGCCCTTTCATGTGTGGGCGCCGGATGTATTTGCCGGAGCGACGGCGCCGGTGGCGGGTTTTCTCGCCGTGGTGCCCAAAGCGGCCGGCATGGCGGCCCTGCTGCGCTTTATGCTGGAAGGAATGCTCGGTGAAATGGCCGGATGGCCCCTCTGGCTCGCGATAGGCGCCGCCGTAACCATGACGCTGGGCAATCTGATCGCCCTGCGGCAAAACCATCTAAAGCGCTTGCTCGCCTGGTCGAGCATCGCCCACGCAGGTTATCTTCTCATGACGGTGGCCGTGGCCGAACGGGAAACGGGCGCCTTGGCGGCTATTGGTTATTACCTCGCTGGTTATTTATTTATGACCTTGGGCGCCTTTGCGGTGGGGGCTCATTTGGAACGGGCGACAGGCAGCGACTCCTACGAAGCGCTCCGGGGCTTAAGTCAGCATGCGCCGGGGACTGCTGGAGTTTTGGCTCTATGCCTATTGTCGCTGGCGGGCATCCCACCCCTGGCCGGGTTTGCCGGCAAAGTTTTTTTGCTAGCAGCAGTGCTTGAGGGGGAGATGATAGGGCTTGCCGTCATCGCGGTGATTAATATGACGCTGGCGCTGTATTATTATGTCAAGATTATCGCCGAGGTATACCTTTACTCTCCTGTTCAGGTGTATTCCATGCCGATGAAAAAAGATTACCTTGCGCTGTATAGTAGCTGTTTAGCAGGCATCCTCGGTTTAGGAATTTGGCCTGGACCGTTATTGGCATTGCTGGAGGTAATGGGATAA
- a CDS encoding complex I subunit 4 family protein: MLSLTIFLPLATALVVLILPRSRPFLIRWVALAGALLAFTAALGLLTGFDAARPGLQWRATLPWIPPVNAAYDVGVNGFSLALILLTAWLLVTVMVYVLRNDDRPKGHAALFLLMATGLLGVFAAQDLLLFYLFFEVGLVPMYFIIGLWGHEDRRYAAMKFFLYTRAASLAILLSFLALYLLMEPHTFSLPTIIEAQPLAQGSTAGGWIMLGMLLGFGVKLPTVPLHNWLPDAHVEAPTEGSVMLAGIQLKMGAYGLLAIMLPTMPRVMLEYAWLLLALALISLVYGALAALAQQDLKRLIAYTSINHMGYIMLAAALAVLAPTASVQALALNGGIYQIISHGLLTGGMFFAVGVIQDQTGTREMGRLSGLSRQATVFSLLTGVLVFGSLGLPGLSGFIGEFQLLGAAVSWNFGVAGVTLAALVITTGLYLRIVISVLWGEPHAQAAAMREPEGRKLAILGSLTILSLLLGILPSWLLGIIRETTRGLAAG; the protein is encoded by the coding sequence ATGTTGAGCTTGACTATTTTTTTGCCCTTAGCCACGGCCTTGGTGGTGTTAATCCTGCCCCGTTCACGCCCTTTTCTGATTCGGTGGGTCGCTTTGGCGGGCGCCTTGCTGGCCTTTACCGCCGCCTTAGGTTTATTGACCGGGTTCGATGCCGCCCGGCCGGGATTGCAGTGGCGCGCCACCTTGCCTTGGATTCCGCCTGTCAATGCGGCCTACGATGTGGGCGTCAATGGTTTTTCGCTGGCGCTGATTTTACTGACGGCGTGGTTGCTGGTTACGGTGATGGTCTATGTGCTGCGGAATGACGATCGCCCCAAGGGCCACGCCGCGCTCTTTCTGCTCATGGCCACCGGCCTGTTGGGGGTCTTCGCCGCTCAAGACTTACTGCTATTTTATCTTTTCTTTGAAGTGGGCTTGGTGCCCATGTATTTCATTATCGGCCTCTGGGGTCATGAGGATCGCCGCTACGCCGCCATGAAATTTTTTCTCTATACCCGGGCCGCTAGTCTGGCGATTTTGCTAAGCTTTCTGGCGCTATATCTGTTGATGGAGCCCCATACTTTTTCGTTGCCCACCATCATCGAGGCCCAGCCCCTGGCCCAAGGGAGCACGGCTGGCGGCTGGATCATGCTGGGAATGCTCCTTGGCTTTGGCGTGAAACTGCCTACCGTGCCCCTCCATAACTGGTTGCCCGATGCCCATGTGGAAGCGCCCACCGAAGGCAGCGTGATGCTCGCTGGCATTCAACTTAAGATGGGCGCGTATGGCCTGCTCGCCATTATGCTGCCCACTATGCCGCGGGTAATGTTGGAGTACGCTTGGCTGTTGCTGGCGCTGGCCTTGATTTCCCTTGTTTACGGGGCACTGGCCGCGCTGGCCCAGCAGGATCTAAAGCGCCTCATTGCCTACACCTCCATCAATCATATGGGGTATATCATGCTGGCAGCGGCGCTGGCCGTGTTGGCGCCCACTGCAAGCGTGCAGGCATTGGCCCTAAATGGCGGCATTTACCAGATCATTAGCCATGGCCTGCTGACGGGAGGGATGTTTTTCGCCGTTGGCGTGATTCAAGATCAAACGGGGACGCGGGAGATGGGCCGGCTGAGTGGCTTATCCCGCCAGGCAACGGTCTTTTCCTTGCTAACTGGGGTGCTGGTGTTCGGCTCGTTAGGGTTGCCTGGACTTTCGGGATTTATTGGGGAATTTCAACTACTGGGAGCGGCCGTTTCCTGGAATTTCGGGGTCGCCGGGGTGACCCTGGCGGCGTTAGTGATCACCACGGGTTTATATCTGCGTATCGTGATCTCGGTGCTCTGGGGCGAGCCCCACGCGCAGGCGGCGGCGATGCGGGAGCCGGAAGGACGAAAGCTGGCGATCCTGGGGAGCTTAACGATTTTATCCCTGCTGCTAGGGATATTGCCAAGTTGGCTGTTGGGCATCATTCGGGAAACCACGCGGGGCCTGGCGGCAGGATGA
- the tnpA gene encoding IS200/IS605 family transposase produces the protein MTRYAKNAGAVFALKYHLVWCPKYRRSVLVDGVAKRLGQLIREVASEFEMTVHAMEIMPDQVHLFVESDPRWCVAEIVNRFKGRSSRVLRSEFPVLRSRLPTLWSRSYYAGTVGRVSEATVRRYIENQVGK, from the coding sequence ATGACTCGTTACGCCAAAAATGCCGGCGCAGTGTTTGCGCTCAAATATCACCTGGTTTGGTGCCCCAAATACCGTCGCAGTGTATTGGTTGATGGCGTCGCCAAGCGGCTGGGCCAGTTGATTCGAGAAGTCGCAAGTGAGTTTGAAATGACCGTGCATGCGATGGAGATCATGCCAGATCAGGTGCATCTGTTCGTTGAGTCTGATCCACGCTGGTGCGTTGCCGAGATAGTTAATCGTTTTAAAGGGCGAAGCAGCCGCGTCTTGCGTTCCGAATTTCCGGTTTTGCGCAGCCGCTTGCCGACCCTGTGGAGCCGCAGTTACTACGCGGGCACGGTAGGCCGCGTGTCCGAGGCGACCGTGCGCCGTTATATTGAGAACCAGGTCGGCAAGTAG
- a CDS encoding RNA-guided endonuclease InsQ/TnpB family protein gives MIKAFKYRLYPNAHQARELEIMLETHRRLYNECLAQRKERFETAQESVKYTQQSAWFKSARGANDWYALLNFSSAQATMRRLDKAFQAFFRRIKAGGKPGYPRFKARGRFDSWTYPAHGDGAWLLNGKLRLQHLGVVKVRQHRPVEGTVKTVQLKNEAGKWFVVASCDVGAAPPPRASETAVGIDVGLEYFLSTDQGEHVDNPRYQKEALRQLRVAGRAVSRKKKGSRNRRKAVARLRAVHAHVANKRRDHHKVARDLVSRYAFIAAESLTVRNIVRNRRLSRSISDAGWRQFLNILRAKAKSAGSVLVEVPPQGTSQACSGCGAMVRKALSVRMHQCLECGLILQRDVNAASNILARGPARMEPVQLNVAQ, from the coding sequence ATGATCAAGGCGTTTAAATACCGTCTTTATCCAAACGCCCATCAAGCGCGCGAGCTTGAAATCATGCTCGAAACGCATCGACGTTTGTATAACGAATGCCTGGCTCAACGAAAAGAGCGCTTTGAGACCGCCCAAGAAAGCGTGAAGTACACGCAGCAATCGGCTTGGTTTAAATCCGCTCGCGGCGCTAACGATTGGTACGCTCTGCTTAATTTCTCCTCTGCCCAGGCCACGATGAGACGCCTGGATAAAGCCTTCCAAGCGTTCTTCCGGCGCATTAAGGCCGGTGGAAAGCCCGGTTATCCGCGCTTCAAGGCCCGGGGCCGCTTCGATAGCTGGACATACCCAGCGCACGGCGACGGCGCATGGTTGCTCAATGGCAAGCTGCGCCTTCAGCACCTTGGTGTGGTTAAGGTGCGCCAGCATCGCCCTGTAGAGGGTACGGTCAAAACCGTGCAGCTCAAGAATGAAGCCGGGAAATGGTTCGTCGTTGCCAGTTGCGATGTTGGCGCTGCGCCACCGCCGCGAGCCAGTGAGACGGCTGTCGGCATTGATGTCGGATTGGAATACTTCCTGTCCACCGATCAAGGCGAACACGTTGATAACCCGCGTTATCAAAAAGAAGCGTTGCGCCAGTTGCGGGTTGCTGGGCGTGCTGTTTCGCGCAAGAAAAAAGGCAGCCGGAACCGACGCAAAGCGGTTGCCAGATTGCGTGCTGTACATGCGCACGTAGCCAACAAAAGGCGGGACCACCACAAAGTGGCCCGCGATTTGGTGAGTCGATACGCCTTCATCGCGGCGGAAAGCCTGACCGTGAGAAACATAGTCAGAAATCGCCGGTTGAGTCGGTCGATTTCGGATGCTGGCTGGCGCCAGTTTCTGAACATACTCCGCGCCAAGGCTAAAAGCGCCGGGTCGGTGTTGGTTGAAGTTCCTCCGCAGGGCACGTCGCAAGCGTGTTCCGGGTGCGGCGCAATGGTGCGCAAAGCGCTGTCCGTGCGCATGCACCAGTGCCTGGAGTGCGGCCTGATCCTGCAAAGAGATGTCAACGCCGCCAGTAATATCCTGGCCCGTGGCCCGGCTCGGATGGAGCCTGTGCAGCTTAACGTGGCGCAATAG